Proteins encoded within one genomic window of Gemmatimonadales bacterium:
- a CDS encoding serine/threonine-protein kinase has translation MKNVSITLGAALAGRYRVERELGRGGMATVFLAVRADDDRPVAVKVLHPQFAMALGPERFHREIEILSRLRHERIVPVLESDEAGALLYLVMPYAPGETLRARLDREGRLPMAAVLSISADIAEALDYAHGQNVLHRDIKPENVLLDGDRALVCDFGLARAINRAAMEPLSSSGLVIGTPAYMSPEQGMAEEDLSPACDIYALGCVVYEMLTGELPFTGATAQAVIARHLADRPRSMRALRPGLPDHVEHAVFAALAKEPAERPGSAGAMAQLLRPARG, from the coding sequence ATGAAGAACGTCTCGATCACGCTCGGCGCGGCCCTCGCGGGGCGCTACCGGGTCGAGCGGGAGCTCGGCCGCGGGGGAATGGCCACGGTCTTTCTGGCGGTCAGAGCCGATGACGACCGACCGGTCGCGGTCAAGGTTCTGCACCCCCAGTTCGCCATGGCGCTGGGACCCGAGCGATTCCACCGCGAGATCGAGATCCTGAGCCGCCTGCGGCATGAGCGGATCGTGCCCGTGCTCGAATCGGACGAAGCGGGGGCGCTGCTATATCTCGTCATGCCCTACGCGCCAGGGGAGACTCTTCGGGCACGACTGGACCGGGAAGGCCGGTTGCCCATGGCGGCGGTGCTCTCTATCTCGGCGGACATCGCGGAGGCCCTCGACTACGCGCACGGGCAGAACGTTCTCCACCGGGACATCAAGCCGGAGAACGTGCTCCTCGATGGTGACCGGGCGCTGGTGTGTGACTTCGGGCTGGCCCGCGCCATCAACCGGGCAGCAATGGAACCGCTCTCCTCCAGCGGCCTGGTGATCGGGACGCCGGCCTACATGAGTCCGGAGCAGGGGATGGCGGAGGAGGACCTGAGCCCGGCGTGCGACATCTACGCGCTGGGATGCGTCGTGTATGAGATGCTGACCGGGGAGCTGCCGTTTACCGGGGCGACCGCGCAGGCGGTGATCGCGAGACATCTGGCGGATCGGCCAAGGTCGATGAGGGCGCTGCGGCCGGGGCTGCCGGACCATGTGGAGCACGCGGTCTTCGCCGCACTGGCCAAGGAGCCGGCCGAGCGGCCGGGGAGTGCGGGGGCAATGGCACAGCTGCTCCGGCCCGCCCGAGGGTGA